Proteins from a genomic interval of Cyanobacteriota bacterium:
- a CDS encoding NAD(P)/FAD-dependent oxidoreductase, whose translation MTTQLTSPPAQGSTDYHYDLILIGSGMGALTVASLMAQLKGKRVLLLERHFQAGGFTHDFKRGKFHWDVGIHYVGNMGDGEFLRKLFDLLTAGQVQWQKMPHYFEQFVYPGLQFQVPSNKQQYQDALIQRFPQEAKAIRRYFKAITNTAAAYGLFSMRRSGSRLMQVVGWLYNLFNPPRLEMTTQEYLDRHFQSPALKALLASQWGDYGLPPSLSPFALHSMIVSHYLDGGYYPVGGGGTIAAAIQGIVERKGGQLLVNREVQRVIIENGRAVGVEVRRSQGKADGVTERYYAPVIISNAGVVNTYQKLIPADYPIPFRQDLEAFCQRQPATTHVGLYLGLSQDPRSLGFQGENHWLYASLDHNQTYHQRGQWVPTDQPPQVYLSFPSLKDAQAKAHTAEILAWVDYSNFAPWRSQPWRQRDQDYQQLKQSITERLIAVVDRHYPGFANLVDYAELSTPLTNEHFTAHPNGAVYGLPFVAERFRPQNLAWTHPKTPLPGLYLTGADVCMLGIAGAMMGGLITLGNLPDGLSVPQVFASAERRRYQSPLLDRTPQPA comes from the coding sequence ATGACTACCCAACTCACGTCTCCCCCTGCCCAAGGTTCCACTGACTACCACTACGACCTCATCTTGATTGGTTCTGGCATGGGTGCCCTTACCGTTGCCAGCTTGATGGCTCAACTCAAGGGCAAGCGCGTGCTGTTGCTAGAGCGCCACTTTCAGGCTGGAGGCTTCACCCACGACTTCAAACGGGGCAAATTCCACTGGGATGTGGGAATTCACTACGTAGGCAACATGGGTGACGGAGAATTTCTCCGCAAGCTATTCGACCTACTGACAGCGGGGCAGGTACAGTGGCAAAAAATGCCCCACTACTTTGAACAGTTTGTCTATCCTGGCCTGCAATTCCAGGTACCCAGTAACAAACAGCAATACCAGGATGCCTTGATTCAGCGCTTTCCCCAAGAAGCTAAGGCCATTCGTCGTTATTTCAAAGCTATCACCAATACGGCTGCCGCCTATGGCCTCTTTTCCATGCGTCGCAGTGGGTCACGGCTAATGCAAGTGGTGGGCTGGTTGTATAACCTGTTCAATCCGCCCCGGTTGGAAATGACTACCCAGGAGTACCTAGACCGCCACTTTCAAAGTCCAGCCCTCAAGGCCCTGCTGGCCTCTCAATGGGGAGATTATGGCTTGCCTCCTAGTCTTAGCCCCTTTGCCCTGCACAGCATGATTGTCAGCCATTACTTGGATGGCGGGTATTATCCGGTTGGGGGTGGGGGGACGATCGCCGCTGCTATTCAGGGGATTGTTGAACGCAAGGGGGGACAACTCTTGGTCAACCGAGAGGTGCAACGGGTAATTATTGAAAACGGGCGAGCTGTGGGGGTAGAAGTCCGGCGATCGCAGGGTAAAGCCGATGGAGTCACAGAACGCTATTACGCCCCCGTCATCATTTCCAATGCAGGGGTAGTCAACACCTATCAAAAACTCATTCCTGCGGATTATCCCATTCCTTTCCGTCAAGACCTAGAGGCATTCTGTCAGCGCCAGCCTGCTACTACCCATGTGGGCCTCTATCTCGGTTTGTCTCAAGATCCGCGTAGTCTAGGCTTCCAAGGAGAAAATCACTGGCTCTATGCTAGCCTTGACCACAACCAAACCTACCACCAGCGGGGACAGTGGGTACCAACAGATCAACCTCCCCAGGTGTATCTGTCCTTTCCCTCGTTAAAGGATGCCCAAGCAAAAGCCCATACCGCGGAAATCCTAGCCTGGGTGGACTATAGCAATTTTGCTCCTTGGCGATCGCAGCCTTGGCGACAGCGAGACCAAGACTACCAGCAACTCAAGCAATCCATTACTGAACGTTTGATTGCGGTCGTCGATCGCCATTACCCTGGCTTTGCCAACTTGGTGGACTATGCCGAACTCTCGACACCTCTGACCAATGAACATTTCACCGCCCATCCTAATGGTGCTGTCTATGGTCTGCCGTTTGTAGCCGAGCGCTTCCGCCCCCAAAACCTAGCCTGGACTCATCCCAAAACTCCCCTGCCAGGACTTTACCTCACAGGGGCAGATGTGTGTATGCTAGGCATCGCTGGAGCCATGATGGGTGGCCTAATCACCCTAGGAAATTTGCCCGATGGCTTATCGGTGCCTCAGGTGTTTGCCAGTGCAGAGCGTCGCCGTTACCAAAGCCCCCTGCTTGATCGCACACCACAGCCAGCCTGA
- a CDS encoding RNA polymerase sigma factor, RpoD/SigA family — MTSTMTLARTDHTNPPLLEPDFLSSEVDGLDQDLASIQEVVAELSNELIEFAQIRRRELDDDDSLTTLDHEDGSERIPGYRKIISDDAIGAFFKEMARYPLLKPDEEIELAKRVKFFVLLEKARDQLKDELGRLPSRREIAARLGMSERQLDVKLHQSQVAKRKMIRSNLRLVVSIAKRYINRGVPFLDLIQEGALGLNRATEKFDPDKGYKFSTYAYWWIRQGITRTIANDARTIRLPVHIVEKLNKLKKAHRELKRDLHRNPTDEELAAYMGLSRKQLTELQQVRRRSLSLNHRVGKGEDTELMDLLEDSNTRPPDVQIGERMLCQEVTAVLENVLTEREREVICLRYGITTGETHTLEEVGHQFNLSRERVRQIQTKAMRKLRRPQVAARLRSWLK, encoded by the coding sequence ATGACTTCTACTATGACTCTCGCTAGGACAGATCACACTAATCCACCACTGCTTGAACCTGACTTTTTGTCCTCTGAAGTAGATGGACTTGACCAAGACCTTGCTTCAATTCAAGAGGTTGTTGCCGAGCTTTCTAACGAGCTAATTGAGTTTGCTCAAATTCGTAGACGTGAGCTTGACGATGACGATAGTCTAACTACCTTAGATCACGAGGATGGTAGTGAACGAATTCCTGGATATCGCAAAATTATTTCCGATGATGCGATCGGTGCCTTCTTCAAAGAGATGGCTCGGTATCCCCTCCTTAAGCCAGACGAAGAAATAGAGCTGGCAAAACGAGTCAAATTTTTTGTGCTGCTGGAAAAAGCGCGTGACCAGCTAAAGGATGAGCTAGGACGACTTCCCTCACGGCGAGAAATTGCAGCTCGGTTGGGCATGTCTGAGCGGCAACTAGATGTGAAGCTACACCAAAGCCAAGTAGCCAAGCGGAAAATGATTCGCTCCAATTTGCGATTAGTGGTATCCATCGCCAAGCGATACATTAACCGTGGAGTTCCCTTCTTAGACTTGATCCAGGAAGGAGCCTTGGGCTTGAACCGGGCCACAGAAAAGTTTGATCCAGACAAAGGCTATAAATTTTCCACCTATGCCTACTGGTGGATTCGCCAAGGCATTACGCGAACGATCGCCAACGATGCCCGCACCATTCGCTTGCCCGTGCACATTGTCGAAAAACTCAACAAGCTCAAGAAAGCCCATCGAGAGCTAAAACGTGACTTGCACCGGAACCCTACCGATGAAGAGCTAGCAGCGTATATGGGACTGTCGCGTAAACAGTTAACTGAATTGCAGCAGGTGCGGCGTCGGTCTCTTTCGCTGAACCATCGTGTTGGTAAAGGGGAAGATACCGAGCTAATGGATCTGCTAGAGGATAGCAACACTCGCCCACCGGATGTCCAAATTGGGGAACGGATGCTCTGCCAAGAGGTGACTGCCGTGCTGGAGAATGTCTTGACTGAGCGTGAGCGGGAAGTAATTTGCCTGCGCTATGGCATTACTACTGGTGAAACCCACACCCTAGAAGAAGTTGGGCATCAGTTTAACCTGTCACGAGAACGGGTGCGCCAGATTCAAACCAAGGCGATGCGCAAGTTGCGTCGTCCTCAAGTTGCTGCTCGATTACGGAGTTGGCTGAAGTAA
- a CDS encoding class I SAM-dependent methyltransferase, with protein MKKAIVKLLMAPAIRAMYDRQGGVKHLTLTTALEKIDRLFSCDRILREAHQDFTVVYYTQSEWGYRLIHSPEGAIHMALNVDGMFHPDGYYAHARLVAQQIEAIGANHVLEIGCGKGFNTYFLATRYPTVTFTGIDLTPLHIRSASRQAAHCQNVVFRIRDFNYLDVPDQSVDLVFGVECLCHSRQPKQSLAELFRILRPGGRLIVFDGYRRAPLDRYTLPMQTATVLTEVSMAVQDGFVERDRWDELARSIGFLIHTCDDLTTAIQPTINRLQAISSLFFQMPGRARILAFLLPKYLVRNAIAGLLMPFVFTSDPTVGSLGYYQWILQRPDQ; from the coding sequence GTGAAGAAAGCGATCGTCAAATTGTTGATGGCACCTGCTATCCGGGCCATGTATGATCGGCAAGGTGGGGTTAAGCATCTCACCCTAACGACTGCCTTAGAGAAAATTGACCGCTTGTTTAGCTGCGATCGGATACTCAGGGAGGCTCACCAAGATTTCACAGTGGTCTACTACACCCAAAGCGAATGGGGGTATCGCCTTATTCATTCTCCTGAAGGGGCTATTCACATGGCCTTGAACGTTGATGGCATGTTTCACCCAGATGGCTACTATGCCCATGCACGGCTAGTTGCCCAGCAGATTGAGGCCATTGGCGCTAATCATGTCCTAGAAATTGGTTGCGGCAAAGGATTTAATACCTATTTTTTAGCCACACGCTACCCAACCGTGACCTTCACAGGCATTGACTTAACCCCCTTACACATTCGCTCGGCCTCTCGGCAAGCCGCTCACTGTCAAAACGTCGTGTTTAGAATCAGAGATTTCAACTATCTCGATGTACCAGATCAGTCTGTTGACCTTGTATTTGGGGTGGAGTGCCTGTGCCACAGTCGGCAACCTAAGCAGTCGTTAGCAGAACTGTTCCGGATTCTGCGTCCTGGTGGCCGGTTGATTGTGTTTGATGGGTATCGCCGAGCGCCCCTTGACCGGTATACACTGCCAATGCAAACGGCTACGGTGTTGACTGAAGTGAGTATGGCTGTGCAGGATGGTTTTGTAGAGCGCGATCGCTGGGATGAGCTAGCTCGATCAATTGGCTTTCTAATTCATACCTGCGATGATTTGACAACTGCAATTCAACCTACCATCAATCGGCTGCAAGCTATATCCTCTCTGTTTTTCCAGATGCCTGGCCGAGCTAGAATTCTAGCATTTCTGTTGCCCAAATACCTGGTACGGAATGCGATCGCGGGTTTGCTGATGCCGTTTGTGTTTACCAGTGATCCTACAGTTGGCTCGCTGGGGTACTACCAATGGATTTTGCAACGCCCTGATCAGTAG